The Salvia miltiorrhiza cultivar Shanhuang (shh) chromosome 1, IMPLAD_Smil_shh, whole genome shotgun sequence genome has a window encoding:
- the LOC130990450 gene encoding subtilisin-like protease SBT1.5: MSIIRSGVLPAHSVVTLSRFQPLNTHIQLKLHESGPPMAISPLSTLSLLISISISISIFFLPSSALQQPEYRKTFIVRVQHDAKPSIFPTHSHWYESSLRSIASAANDAADVEASASGRVIHSYDTVFHGFAAELSASEVEKLKSLPGVMAVLPEQVRHLHTTRSPEFLGLKTGDSAGLLKESDFGSDLVIGVIDTGIWPERESFNDRDLGPAPAKWRGQCVAGEKFPASLCNRKLIGARYFCSGYEASNGKMNETTEFRSPRDSDGHGTHTASIAAGRYVFPASTLGYARGVAAGMAPKARLAAYKVCWNAGCYDSDILAAFDAAVADGVDVISLSVGGVVVPYYLDAIAIGAFSASDAGVFVSASAGNGGPGGLTVTNVAPWVATVGAGTIDRDFPAVVKLGNGKEISGVSVYGGPALAHDKLYTLIYAGSEGSDGYSSSLCLDGSLDPNVVKGKIVLCDRGINSRAAKGEVVKKAGGVGMILANGVFDGEGLVADCHVLPATAVGAAAGDEIRKYIQSAEKSKSPAKATIIFRGTRLNVAPAPVVAAFSARGPNPETPDILKPDLIAPGLNILAAWPDNIGPSGIASDKRTTEFNILSGTSMACPHVSGLAALLKAAHPEWSPAAIKSALMTTAYSHDSRGETMLDESTGNTSTVMDYGAGHVHPQKAMDPGLVYDISSYDYVDFLCNSNYTTKNIQVVTRKAAVDCGGAKRAGHIGNLNYPTLAAVFQQYGKHKLSTHFIRTVTNVGDADSVYAVRIRPPAGVVVTVAPEKLSFRRVGQKLNFLVRVQTEAVKLSSGSSVVRSGAISWSDGKREVTSAVVVTLQQPL, encoded by the coding sequence ATGAGCATCATTAGAAGTGGAGTCCTTCCAGCTCACAGTGTGGTCACTCTTTCCAGATTCCAACCCTTAAATACTCACATACAACTCAAACTGCATGAATCTGGACCTCCAATGGCGATTTCTCctctctctacactctctctcttaatCTCCATATCAATCTCAATCTCAATCTTCTTCCTACCTTCGTCGGCGCTGCAGCAGCCGGAATATCGGAAAACCTTCATCGTTCGCGTGCAGCACGACGCGAAACCCTCGATTTTCCCCACGCATAGCCACTGGTACGAATCGTCGTTGAGATCCATCGCCTCGGCCGCCAATGATGCTGCCGACGTGGAGGCGTCGGCTTCTGGGAGGGTAATCCACTCGTACGACACCGTTTTCCATGGATTCGCGGCGGAGCTGTCGGCCAGTGAAGTGGAGAAGCTGAAGAGTTTGCCTGGAGTGATGGCGGTGCTGCCGGAACAAGTGAGGCACCTGCACACCACTCGATCGCCGGAGTTTTTAGGTTTGAAGACGGGAGACAGCGCCGGATTGCTGAAGGAGTCGGATTTCGGGTCGGATCTCGTCATCGGAGTTATCGATACGGGGATCTGGCCGGAAAGAGAGAGCTTCAACGATCGGGATTTAGGTCCTGCTCCGGCGAAATGGAGGGGACAGTGCGTTGCCGGCGAGAAATTTCCGGCGAGTTTGTGCAATCGGAAATTGATCGGAGCTAGATATTTCTGCAGCGGATATGAGGCGAGCAACGGGAAAATGAACGAAACGACGGAGTTTCGATCTCCGAGAGATTCCGACGGGCACGGCACACACACGGCTTCAATCGCCGCCGGGAGGTACGTGTTTCCGGCATCGACTCTCGGCTACGCCCGTGGCGTGGCTGCCGGGATGGCGCCGAAGGCGCGCCTCGCTGCGTATAAAGTCTGCTGGAACGCCGGCTGCTACGATTCCGACATCCTCGCCGCGTTCGACGCCGCCGTAGCCGACGGTGTCGACGTGATCTCATTAAGCGTTGGCGGGGTGGTGGTGCCGTACTATCTCGACGCCATAGCTATCGGCGCTTTCAGCGCTTCCGATGCCGGCGTCTTTGTATCCGCCTCCGCCGGGAACGGTGGCCCCGGCGGATTGACGGTCACTAACGTCGCGCCGTGGGTGGCAACCGTCGGCGCAGGGACAATAGACCGCGATTTCCCGGCGGTCGTCAAGCTCGGGAACGGAAAGGAGATATCCGGCGTTAGCGTCTATGGCGGTCCGGCGCTGGCGCACGATAAGCTCTACACGCTAATTTACGCCGGGAGCGAAGGGAGCGATGGATACTCTTCCTCCCTCTGCTTGGATGGCTCGTTAGATCCTAATGTGGTGAAAGGGAAAATCGTGTTATGCGACAGAGGGATTAATTCTAGGGCAGCAAAAGGGGAAGTGGTGAAGAAAGCCGGCGGCGTCGGGATGATTTTAGCTAACGGAGTTTTCGATGGCGAGGGTTTGGTCGCGGACTGCCACGTGCTGCCTGCGACGGCGGTGGGTGCCGCCGCCGGCGATGAAATCAGGAAATACATCCAATCAGCCGAGAAATCCAAGTCTCCGGCGAAGGCCACAATCATATTCCGCGGAACCCGGCTAAACGTAGCTCCGGCGCCGGTGGTGGCGGCGTTCTCGGCCCGGGGCCCGAATCCGGAGACTCCAGATATTCTGAAGCCCGATTTGATCGCCCCGGGCCTCAACATCCTAGCTGCCTGGCCTGACAACATCGGGCCAAGCGGCATTGCGTCGGACAAGCGGACCACCGAGTTCAACATCCTCTCCGGGACGTCGATGGCGTGCCCCCACGTCTCCGGGCTTGCCGCCTTGCTGAAGGCGGCGCACCCGGAGTGGAGCCCCGCCGCCATCAAGTCCGCCTTGATGACGACGGCGTACAGCCACGACAGCCGTGGGGAGACAATGCTGGATGAATCCACCGGCAACACCTCCACCGTGATGGACTACGGCGCTGGCCATGTCCACCCGCAAAAGGCCATGGATCCCGGCCTCGTCTACGACATCTCCTCCTACGACTACGTTGATTTCCTCTGCAATTCCAATTACACAACCAAAAACATTCAGGTGGTGACGAGGAAGGCGGCCGTGGACTGCGGCGGCGCAAAGCGCGCCGGCCACATTGGGAACTTGAACTATCCCACATTGGCTGCGGTGTTCCAACAATATGGAAAGCATAAGCTGTCCACACATTTTATTAGAACAGTCACCAATGTGGGCGATGCGGATTCCGTCTACGCTGTGAGAATCCGGCCTCCGGCGGGGGTCGTGGTGACGGTGGCGCCAGAGAAGCTATCGTTCCGGAGGGTGGGGCAGAAGCTGAATTTCTTGGTGCGGGTGCAGACGGAGGCGGTGAAGCTCTCTTCGGGGAGCTCCGTGGTGAGGAGCGGGGCGATCTCGTGGTCGGACGGCAAGCGGGAGGTGACGAGCGCGGTGGTGGTGACGCTGCAGCAGCCCCTTTGA